Genomic DNA from Candidatus Eisenbacteria bacterium:
CGCGGCTCGGCCTGCCGCTCCCCTCGAGGAACGCGGCGAAGAGCGGCCGCTCGAGCGGCACGTCCCCCGAGGGGGCCTCGTCGATCAGGCGGATCTCCGCGGCATCGCCGGCCAGCGCGAAGGCCGCCGCCTTCCCCCTCGCCCGATCCCATCCGGGCGGATAGCGGTAGTTCAAGCCCGCCGTGACTTCGGCCGGGATCACATTCCGCGCCGTGCCGGCGCGCAACATCGTGACCGAGGCGGTCTCGCGGAAGGAGTAGGTCCCCACCACGTGATCGATCGGATCCATCTCGGCGATTCGCTTGAGCCAGGGAAGCGCTTCGTGGATCGCGTTCCTGCCGAGCCAGGGGCGCGCGCTGTGGCAGGCCTCGCCGCGAAAGACGATGTCGAGGTTCACGACGCCGAGACACCCGACCTCGACATGCGTGTCCGTCGGCTCGAGGAGGATCGCGAGCTCCGCTTCCCGCGCCCAACCCGCCGGCCCTTCGAGGAGCCTTCGAAGGTCGTTCGTCTCGATCGGACCCTCCTCCCCCGCATAGAGGATCGCGCCCAGCCTGGCCCACCCGTCCCCGCACGCGCGGGAATCGAGGAGCGAGGCGATCACGGCGAGCCCCCCCTTCATGTCCGCCGCCCCGCGACCCCAGACGACGTTCCCGTCGATCCGAGGCTGCTCGTTGCCGCGAGGTGGAACGGTGTCGAGGTGCCCCGCGACGACCACCAGAGGGCGACGGTCGGAAGCGGGCGGAATCACGACACTGCTTCCATCGAGCACGACGGGACGTCCAGAGCCCGAGAGACGCCCGCAGAGATGCTCCGCCAGCGCTTTCTCTTGCCCCGTCACGCTGGGGATCCTCAGGAAGGCGATCAGATCGTCGAGCGGCTGCATCAATGGGGAAGGGTAGACGGAGGAGAGGGAGGACGCAATTCCCCCGGCTCCCCTGTCGGCAGAACGTGTGTGGATCCGGTCGATCACCGCCTCAGGCGCAAGAGGACCGCATATGGCTCCTCGATCTCGAAGGCCGGCTCGAAGCGCGTCTGCTCGGCCACGACGGCCGGGATGAGGAAGCGCTTGACGTCGTCATAGGGTATGGGGGCCAGGACGACGTAGTCGGCCCCCTCCCGGTCCATCCACTCGAGCATCTTCTTCGGATCGGCCTCGCGCGGGAAGGTCACCACGCGCCGCCCCGTGACGTAGCGCAGGATCGCCGGCTTG
This window encodes:
- the dapE gene encoding succinyl-diaminopimelate desuccinylase, with the translated sequence MIDRIHTRSADRGAGGIASSLSSVYPSPLMQPLDDLIAFLRIPSVTGQEKALAEHLCGRLSGSGRPVVLDGSSVVIPPASDRRPLVVVAGHLDTVPPRGNEQPRIDGNVVWGRGAADMKGGLAVIASLLDSRACGDGWARLGAILYAGEEGPIETNDLRRLLEGPAGWAREAELAILLEPTDTHVEVGCLGVVNLDIVFRGEACHSARPWLGRNAIHEALPWLKRIAEMDPIDHVVGTYSFRETASVTMLRAGTARNVIPAEVTAGLNYRYPPGWDRARGKAAAFALAGDAAEIRLIDEAPSGDVPLERPLFAAFLEGSGRPSRAKQAWTDVAQFSERGIPSLNFGPGDPHLSHRDDERIDLRSIESCIETLMWFLAGDGPFGLGRGARGGRP